Proteins found in one Dermacentor silvarum isolate Dsil-2018 chromosome 8, BIME_Dsil_1.4, whole genome shotgun sequence genomic segment:
- the LOC119461288 gene encoding LOW QUALITY PROTEIN: guanine nucleotide-binding protein subunit beta-like protein 1 (The sequence of the model RefSeq protein was modified relative to this genomic sequence to represent the inferred CDS: deleted 1 base in 1 codon), whose amino-acid sequence MMSNRSPDPIYTLRGHSGPITTVEFFDDILFSGSSDGEIFAWDLETFRRKHILVGHNNKGILWIGHSQKAVITQGRDGTVAIWSLSDNQWKQSGTIVTDSKGFCQCSLPGAASNLIAAPSEPDWKITVWDLESKKPVASTLEPKKRLGMAMCIKLSNDCNNVLAAYENGSIIEYDIRSGGAPVSTVTLYSEPIMCMDFDEIHRANRGICGSVSNDLCLFERDKGQLLEKRRLTVTNDGFCSLQIRPDGKIVASGGWDGRIRVFSWKNLKPLAVLDVHKESVQAVRFSERDLCKAGVLLAAGSKDRTVSLWSLYN is encoded by the exons ATGATGTCAAACAGATCTCCTGACCCCATCTATACCTTGCGAGGTCACAGTGGCCCCATAACAACGGTCGAGTTTTTCGACGATATTCTTTTCTCAGGATCATCTGACGGTGAAATATTTGCTTGGGACCTTGAG acTTTTAGAAGAAAACACATCTTAGTGGGACACAACAATAAAGGGATTTTATGGATCGGCCATTCCCAAAAAGCTGTGATAACCCAGGGTCGGGACGGCACTGTGGCGATTTGGTCGTTGAGTGACAACCAGTGGAAGCAATCAG GTACCATAGTGACAGATTCGAAAGGATTCTGCCAGTGCAGCCTTCCTGGTGCTGCGTCGAACCTGATTGCC GCACCCTCCGAGCCAGACTGGAAGATTACAGTATGGGACTTGGAAAGCAAGAAGCCCGTCGCATCCACTCTCGAGCCAAAGAAACGCCTCGGCATGGCAATGTGCATTAAGCTCAGCAATGACTGCAACAACGTTCTTGCCGCTTATGAGAATGGCAGCATCATCGAATATGACATCCGAAGTGGTGGTGCACCGGTCTCGACAGTGACATTGTACTCAGAACCAATAATGTGCATGGACTTCGATGAAATCCACAGGGCAAACAGGGGAATATGCGGTTCGGTGTCTAACGACCTGTGCCTGTTTGAACGAGATAAAGGACAACTTCTTGAGAAGCGGAGGCTGACAGTCACAAATGATGGCTTCTGTTCTCTGCAAATACGTCCCGATGGCAAGATTGTTGCATCGGGTGGTTGGGATGGGAGAATACGCGTATTCAGCTGGAAGAACCTGAAACCGCTTGCGGTGCTGGACGTGCACAAGGAGTCTGTGCAAGCTGTGAGATTCTCGGAAAGAGATTTGTGCAAAGCGGGCGTGCTTCTTGCTGCGGGCAGCAAAGATAGGACAGTGTCATTATGGTCTCTGTACAACTGA